The region ATCAGCCTCCTTTCATATCGAGCTGAACATGAATCATTTGCCAAAGAGGGAACTATTTCCTAGCATGGATGAAAGACATTTGACAAAGTGTGATGCAACTCAGAGAGGAgcaaattgattttatttaataaaggaTAAATCTGTACAAATCAGACCAGAAGAAAGGTCTCTTGTCttagctttccttttctcccctcccaccaTGGCTTGATGATTTCCTCTTGTTTTTAGTGGTTCAAGTTGTTTTCTTGAGACACCACTACACTATTTGATAACCTAGTCTGTGCTAATGATAGAGTGATAATAACATTCTGCTACCTGCCTTCTCTTCTTTGACTTTTCATCCTGTTGTCCCCTTGTTGAAACTTTTTATCAGCGCTTGaacagggaagaggagaaattaTATTTCCCACTCTCAGCCTATTAGTGTCGTGATGCAAAACACGGAGGAAAaggttttgcttctgctttgtgaTTAAAAATGAGAGAGATGTGTAGTAATTTGTTACCTTCATTTAACAGAGAGAAGTCTGTTTGTATTTCTAACTGTCTGGCACGGGGATGCTTGATGCAGTTTGGATTGATGCAGACTAGGTGGAGTAAAACTGAGCCTGGCGAGTGAGCAGCGCAAGGCTGAGGAAACACGCACGAAAACAGACTGCAGATGGGCGAGATAACCAGGCTCCCCAGGCTGCGGCTGAGTAGGCAGGCCTCTTTAATGGCTCTTAGCAACGCCCCTGCTTTGACCCTCCTCAGATGTGAGGAAAATCAGATCAATACACTGTTCTTCAAACCAcaatgctgcagcagcagcggggCATTGTGGCAGCCTTCGTGCCTTAAATTCATCGACGCTCTTCGGTTTGCTGATCTCTGGATATCCATCCCTGCGTCTCTGCTGAGGAAGACCCCGACTGCAGCTTTAATCGGATTGCTTGAGCTCCCATGTACAACCTCCTTCTTCTTCGCAAGTATTAGGTAGGCaattttaaagtgcttttggATTTGCAGGCAGCTTTAACATTGATCTGAGAACTCTGTCGTATTCTCTGTAGCATAGCAGAAGCCTCTCTCTAAAACCTGCTCTAAATCttacttttcttctgttcttgtgGTTGTGTAGGGggggatttctgttttttccttcttttttaaaaaaaatgttgtagcTGATTTGTGCTTTTGGAAAAGCATATTCCCTCACTGATCCCTCCCCTGTTCTGCAGAGCAGCTATAACCGGTGCCATACAGTTACTCTCAGTGTTGATGAACATCTGTTCAACTGTCTAACGTACAGGGAGGCTGCTCactcttttattctttaattttccGATGTGTACTTCAAAGCTGCGGATCAGGACTCTACCCACTAAGTAAGTTCTGCTTTGGTTCCAGAAATGGCTAACAGAGGACCAAGCTATGGCTTAAGCCGAGAAGTTCAGGAAAAGATTGAACAGAAATATGACCCGGAATTAGAGTCTAGGCTGGTGAACTGGATTATTGTACAGTGTGGAGAACAGATAGAGCACCCTCCTCCTGGAAGGCAACATTTTCAGACCTGGTTGATGGATGGAACGGTGAGTGTTTTGTTCAGTTATGTACTTGCATGGGTTTATATGCACAGTGTCCTTATTTTCTGTCTAAATTGGTCAGAGCTCAGGGCCAGGGCATAAATACATATCTTAGAGtctgatttatttccttttgacCAGGAATCTTAATCTCAGAAGATAATTATTCCACTAGTGCACTAGGATTAGCACAGCGCTGATGATTCTTGTGAGTCATGCATGTTATATATGAGTGTGACTCACTCCTTCAGCACCCTTTCTCATGCAGTTTAATGagatctgttttaaaattacatgtatACTTTTCTCTGGGAAATAATCAGTGTTGATGGAAAggtgaagagagagagaaaatttgaAGGATTGGATTATGTCATAACTGTTTTCTTGTTGGGAATAAATCAGTAGCTAAAACGTTATATTCCATCGGTTTATTGAACAACAGGcagatgctgctgtttgcagcgGGCTGTAAGAATACACTAATTGCTGAATCTCTGCCAAAGTGACTTTAACAATATTTCAATTGacattgcttatttttttgGCTCGGGCATGTGGTTTCTTCTCTGTCAGTTGTTATATAACCTCTGCCAGTGATTGCTTTGTTGTTTCTAGCAGATTAGGATTTACGTGGTCAGGCTATTGCCATCAGTTAATGAAAGCTTTAATGCATTTCTAATATACTTTCATTATTATCAATTCACTTCTTTGTTTTTAGTTGAAGAAATTGTGTCCCTGACAGAAACTGGCCGGgtcaaaagcattttgcagcaTCATTACATGTGCAGAAATTGCCTTCTAGTTTGGTGCCTGCTTTCTAATTGTGTTTCTGTATTTATCTCTCAGCTGTTATGCAAGTTAATAAACAGTTTACATCCAAAGGGAAATGAGCCCATCGCAAAGATCTCTGAATCAAAAATGGCTTTCAAGCAGATGGAACAAATTTCTCAGTTCTTAAAAGCTGCTGAAATCTACGGAGTAAGAACAACAGACATTTTCCAGACAGTGGATTTATGGGAAGGTAAAATAATAAACTGGAAGTCAGATTGCAGCcttcattttactttgctttGATGTATTGTAATGGTGCATTTTGTCTAAGGCAGATTCTCAAATGTAATTatcttttgttgctgtttgccTTATCTCTCTACCATGTTATTCCGGTGGTGCATTATCTCCTCTGAGGGATTTATATTGCCCTGAGGGCAAGCTCATGTGTTACCCAAAAGCCCATCATTCTCATAGAAATCCACAGACCTAATAACACAAGTGTTCTCTATGCTAATTATTTCCAAGTAAATAGCTTCCAATAGCAAATATGGAAAACCATTATTTTCTGATGATGAGATTTTATTGCAGTTTTCAAATTATAAGCAAAGCTTAAATTAGAGCTATAAAATGCATTCCCAGGAGCATATATGCCTCTGTGGAGCTTATGAGGTCTCATTTATGACTAGTGAGAAGCAAAACTCACTGACACCGTGTTAGCTGAGCATCTCTCTCTAAGGATACAGTCTTTTCAGAGAGGTCACTAtggcaacagcaaaaaaaatcagattgcCTCTGTGGCTTTGCAGTCACCCAGGTGAAGGCTACCTCCATCCCATGCTCGAAGTGGAAGCTGCGTGTTCTGGCTCGTGAAGAGCTGAGtcatttgtgcatttgtatGGCTGGTTTTGCCCACTTCTGTGGCCGTGCATCTCTTCCTGGTGCCCTAACCAAATACACTGTATATCCTGCATCTCTCTGGACAAGGTCATGCAAAACACTTTGTGTGAGGGCTCAAAGCGAGGACAGCTTGCAGGGTAGGGAAAGGGTCAAAAACCTGCCACGAGaatgaaacagcagaaagaggaaagcaatCCGTTGAGAAAGCTGGTTTGTGTAGGAACACACATGGAGCAAAAAAAGGTGGGGTCTATTTTCACAAGCTGTCGGGATATGTGGAAGAGGTCACTCCTCTGAAGGACAGTCTGAGGAACGAAAGACTGGGAAGCTCTTTGTGGGTGGGTTGGAAGGGAAGGATGTGCTGACAGCTGGAGTTACTGGGATCTGTGATGTTCTCAGGGTGCCAGATTTGCTTGACAAATCCTACCTTTGGGCACAAGGGCAGGCTTGTTTCTTCCAGTTCGGTCTTCAGTGTTTCATCCAATTTACCTTTAAATGTCTTAAATTAAGGGATTTTCACTTGCCTGGAGTAaaaccctcccctccctctaGCAGGCTGCTGAAAGAGAAGCTCCATCTATCTTGTAAGGGTTGATGAGAGCTCATTTCAGATGCTGTTCTTTGCAGCCTTTTGCATCTCATGATGGCTTCACACCATGCAAGTGAAAGTACTGGTACGTTGATCCTTATGATGAGAAGGACTTGCTTTGGAGACAAAAAGCTCCTAATGACAGTAGATCTCTCCTCATGTCTCTTTCTTTCACTCATCGCCTTTTCTCAACACATGTAAGGAAAAATGCTAGTAACTCCCAGAGGACACAGCTCACAGCCCAGGAGGGAGATGTACAAGGCTTTTCTCCACTGTTATTTTAGGACTTCCCAAAGCTAATCTGTGTCTCTTCACTTTCCCACTCCCTTTTcatccctcctgctgctcaTTTCAGTGCTGAGATGAAACAGTCTGTCTCTCCAGCAGTGAGTCTCTGCAAGCTTTTTGTGTCTAACCATAACTCTGACCTCtagcatctctgctgcttcaggGCTGAATCCAAACCTGGATGCATTAGCTGGACAGAAAGGACAGtctctttttcactgtttcatAATTACAGTACTTCTACACTTCACGCCATCACCTATTTAGAAAGAGAGGAGATGTCGATGTGTGTttataaggaaagaaaagtatgtgtgactgaaaaacagcttttctctggCGCTAATTGTTTTCTGAgaggttttgctttgaaatacttAGTCACggttaatgaaaatgttttaggACTCAATCTGCTGTTGGCTGTTTCAAACTCACTCCGTCCATCTGgtgcatttttcttcatctctgcgACTTCTTGGTCCAGAAGTATTGCCTCTCTTTTGGTCTTTTCTTACATAAATCTACGGGGCTGAGCAGCTTTCCCTAATCCATGCCCAAGATATTACGTTCACTGTTTTTCACAGATACCTCCCTGGTACATTTCCAGGCAGGCAAGAGGCAGCTGTACCTCTGGGTACTTTTTCAGCCTgtacaaaaaaagcatttcaggaaCACTATGCAGAGCAGTTCTTTGGATTTGAACCTTCCCCTTTCTGGACCTGAGAAGAAGGCCTGCCAGCGAGGTTCCCCCCAAAGAGAAAGGCTTACTATAAGAAGTGACCAGAGGCCCCTTCCTTCTTGTACAGGCAGTGCCAAGATCCTCTACAAGGCTGTGCTATTCCGAGCACGCTGCAGAGGACActggagatggagaagaaagtGTGAGTCAGGGAGGCTGGGGGCCGGGCAGGTGGCCTACGTGGCTGTCAACGAGCAGGTCCTGGCGCTGAGGGAAGACACTGACTCCAATTTTCTGCAATGCCAGAGTCAAGCCTGGCTTCAGAGGATGCACATTATCCCTTCTGTCAGGTGGCTGCAGTGTTAGGTGACTTAgtggaaatttaaaatttttcccAGCCCTTTTTATGACCACTGAGCCCCTTTGCTGGAAGAGGACAAATGCCACAAGACTACACGGAATTTGGGTCTTCACCCCTCCTATGCAGCAAGGATGCTCTGCAAAGCAGGGCCGTGGCCATGGCTTTGTTTTGTCACGTGGCACTCGGCTCCCACTCGGTCTGTTTTTCCCCTGCAGCGTCTCCCACTCGCCACGGACAAATCAAGCAGAGCTGCGTGCGGAGCGTGATGGGGCTGCCAGCTGGCTCTGCGAGGCCGATCATCATATTTTGCTACCcgtcttttgtttctttttttcttttttttctgtgtttgccgTCATTATTCCGCTCATTCACTTTTAAATCCTTCTTCACATCCCTCTTCATCCCGGTCGGTTGCTGCACTCCTCGTTATACGGGAGGCATCCCAAGGACGTTGTCTGTGGCATCTGTTACAGCATATGGTGCATCTGCTGCTTCGGGGACCTCTGAGTGCTTCTGCCTCACGCTCTTGCCTGTGTGCGTGTGGGATGTCGGCTCTTCAGCTGCCCTCTTAAGCAAGGACCCTGCCTGGTGCAGTTTGCGTTAACAAATAGGGTGAAACAAGGGTTCTGGATGGCtgacaatttattttctgagcaaACGGTCCCCTGCGGATAGGATTGCTGTAAACTTTAACGTGCTGTATGGCAGCCACAGTTGGAAGCTGCGAGATGTTTTCAGCTTTAGGGTGTCTTCCTCACCTCAGCCAGTGTGTTGTGCGTTTAGGTTTGTACGAACCAAAGCCCTAAACTGCATCTGCCTATGATCAGGGTGATGCATAGCACAAACACAGAGGGTGAAACGCTCACTTCCCTCTgccctccagctgctctgcagtgacTTTCATCACTATTGGTCCACTGGAGGTATTCCTGAAATCTGTTATCATCATCATGTCTCTAGTATCTCACGTTTTTATGAATTACTTATTTTCCCATGTGAAGAACTTACAGTCAAAATCAGATCTGTTAACTagataaattattttaggaaagaggaagaactggaacagaaagaaaagaaagggagtcAGAGAAACACTTATGGAAGGATTTCAGAAGAAGCGAGAGGCAAAAGGCAGATTTCCAAGAATTTACTACCTCACACAATTGGAAATACACGCTACAACTCATTTTTGCTAGAGAGTTTTCCAAATGTTAACAAGTCTGAATTGGGTAATGAGTTagtctgtctgtctctgctgTCTTTATATTTCCTGCCCTTTTTACACCAAGTGACAAAGTGCAGgggaagaacagaggaaaaaaaggagcaattttaattttttaaaagttttcatgtctctcttgtttgaggtgaggggtttttttttaattcactacAGGAATCAGCAGAAGATGttgaccaaaaagaaaaatctatttattaACCTCATTTTGGAAGGAGAGACAGGAGCAGGGgataccatttttttaaatgcaaacctCTATTGAAAATGAGCCTTATATTTCAAAGGTGTAAGGTGCCCTCGTGGAAACCTGGTGGATTTCAGCGAGGTGTCACTAAGCAAGTGACAGGCAATTTCACCCCTCCCAATACAGATGGGAGACATTATCCCCTGAGGagcttttctcttgctgttgTTTATGGAGGGAACCTAAAGAACTACTGATGACCAGATATGTTAACTTTTACTTGGCTAAAGATGAGCTGAGCCCTGATTTTTTGAAATGAGGAATGAAGTGAGGTAGCATAGGGAGGGAGTGGGAGAATAGTGGGCTGGATGGCAGGAACTGAAGGTATGAAACCGCAGAGCATTGATTTTTGGCAGcctgaggaaggaaggaagggtttGGCAAGTGTGGGAAGGATTTGGGAGGTGATTTGATGGTTAAATTGGGAAGGACTGACATGAGTTATCTGCGCAGGAGCTCTCCCAGGACTTCTGTGAGCTCTGTTAGCACAGGGACTGTCTGGAATTGCCAGGGGTTAAATGGTGGGATCAGGGTTACCAGTTCACAGGTGAAGAAACTGGGACACAGCACTGTTATTTAACACACTGCTCTCCTTCAGCCACGTTTTACTGAGCATATTACTGTTCTTTGTACACCAAAGTGATCTCTTCTTAGGAGAAAATTTTGCCAAAAGGGTTATCTAGAAGGACTTAAAATAGTATGGGGGAAGGCATTAAAATAGCCACAGGCCTGGAAACCTGGAAATGTCTGTTAAGTTTCACTTTAACGCTGCCCCTTTGATGCTTGTGCATGTCAGTACCTCCATTTCAGCAATGGTAAAATAGCTTTTATAATGCTATTAATACACTTTTTCCAGGGAGCTGAGGGAGTTGATACATTGGATAAGACTGTTTATCAGCGTGCCAAGCTATTTGTTGTGCAAGAATTTCTTCTATTAATTTCCCTGTCTGGCTTTCTAGGGAAGGACATGGCAGCAGTGCAGAGAACCTTAATGGCTCTAGGCAGTTTGGCGGTCACCAAGGATGATGGCTGCTACAAAGGGGATCCATCCTGGTTTCACAGGTAAGGTCCAAAGCACAGCTGCTCAGAGCTGTCTTCCCCGGGAAGCTAGTAGTGTCGCCTGCCTTTAGGCTTTAAGGAAATTTattgggaaaggaagggaagaatcTTTCCAAAGTTTCCTTGTAATGGAGAGATTTCCTCTCCGGAGTCTAGAGGAGGGGAGCAAAGACCCAACCAGGCAGCAACATTTTCTACCCTTCACTGATTCCCAACTTCATCAGCATCATTGTTAGGCCCATGTCTTACCATGTCTCGTCAGCCTGAAGTTACGCCAGGACTGCTGGAGAGGAGCCCTGTGGGAGCTGTGTAGTGCGGCCTGTTCTCACGTACCCTGTCACGCCACCTTACGTGTCACtcctgccccagagctgggaCAGCCCTACCGGTACCAGCACTAAGGAGAGCACTGCTTGTGGCTCCAGCTCCGGTTTCCTCCTGGAGGCACTCCTTTTCAGGCTGTGTTGGTGTGGCCGTGTGCGTGCAAGGGGACCCTACTGGGTGGCTGGCTTTTGGTGGTGCACACAGGGAGGAGCGCAGCATCCTGCTCCAGGCACCTTCGTAGCCTACCCATCTGTCTGCGCAAGGGGCCCACGCTGACTGCTGAAGAGGAGACATCATTTTCTTGTCCACTGATGTTATCCCTGACTCTTATTCTGTAGAAGGAGAGAAACAATACTTaggaagggatcgtccctctgtacttggcactggtgaggccgcaccttgaatcctgtgtccagttctgggccccgcacttcaagaaagatgttgaggtgttggagcgagtgcagaggagggcgaccaagctggtgaagggtctggagggtctgacctacgaggaacggctgagggagctgggggtgtttagcctggagaagaggaggctcagaggtgaccttagtgcagtctacaactacctgaagggaggttgtagtgaagtgggagtcggcctcttctcccgggcaactagcgacaggacaagaggacacagcctcaagcttggccaggggaggttcaggttggacatgaggaagcatttcttctcagcaagggtcattagccattggaaggggctgcccagggaggtggtggagtcaccatctctggatgtgtttaagaaaagcctggacatggcacttagtgccctggtctagttgccatggtggtgtcagggcaacggttggactcgatgatcccagaggtctcttccaacctggttgattctgtgattctgtgaagttcagCCACTGTTTTTGATAACATTCATCTATTTAGCAGCTTCAGCTAATCCTCTATATCCATTTAtgaagaaaagggaatgaaaatgGCAGCAGCCATGCAGATATGTGTGTCCTAAAACTAGCTGGCAGGAAAAGTTTACTTTTGCCTCGCATCAGATAACAGACAGAAAGACTAATGGAGACAAGGCTGTCATGCATGTCTGCAAACCCCCATACCGTGACCCCGTTTACCCAGCAAAGAGAAAGCATGAAGgctctttccatttttcagcaAACCAAAAATGATTTCATTTCCTAGTCATCTTTTTTCTTGGGGAGTACCGCTTATCTGTGAAGAATTCTGTGTCTTGGCAAAGCTGTTTATCTGCTCTAAAACTCCGTTTGTTTTGGTTAGGGAGGCTGAGAAGCGgggacaggaagaaaaggaaatcctCCCGCAGTTagccctcctgccccacaggCATATTATTGACACGAGATTCTGCAATCCAAGAGTATTTCTTAGACCTAAATGTCTGAGGCGTGTTAGCAAAAAGAGTTCTGGCTGCTTGTCTTTGGTTTCCTCGAATTTTCTGATGTCTAGGTGAGgctcagcaaaagcaaagcaaactttACTTGGTTTGTCTTAAACCCTGAGCTGGTTTAACTGAGGCTAAGGAAAACTTGAATTTTAGGTGATTAAGTGCAAATTCCTATGCATTCTTTATATGAAATTAGTTTAAATGAAGTTAATACAGTGCACAAATAGATTTGTATTTATGGACTATAATTGGATTTAAAATTGGATTCAAATCCAGTTACATGCTTTAATATAAACCAGACATGAAATCACTATGACCCAGACAGGCTTATTTGTTTTATGGAACTAAAACAAAGTCCTacatggaaaaattaattttcatctgGACTCTTAATTGTGGATGGGAACAGTTTTCATTGGCATAAATGAAGATGTGAtcacctcccttctcccctAGCTGTCCGTCCTGCCTGTACTGCTTGGATAGCCAATCCATATCTATTGCAGCCCCTGAAATACCATTTTATAGCCACTGCCTTAAGGAAAACTGGTGTTATTTCTGTAAGGAAATAACATATCGCAGATCAGAAGCTGTTTTCTGAGTAGTTTACTCACCTCTTCAGGCAGATCAAGCCCCCTCACTGCCACCCAGTGTTAGTCATGAGTCAGAGCTTTCAGGCCGATTCTTAATCGCCTTAAATTGAAAGAAGTCAAGATTAAATGGAATAAGAGTATCCATGCAGGGTTCTACAGTCATTAAGATACCCCCACATCTGAGCTAAGCTGTTTAACTTTCCATTGCCAGTGTCTCACATACCCAGTCCCACCAGGcctgattcacagaatcacagaatcaaccaggttggaagagacctctgggatcatcatcgagtccaaccattgccctgacaccaccatggcaactagaccatggcactaagtgccatgtccaggcttttcttaaacacctccagagatggtgactccaccacctccctgggcagccccttccaatggctaatgaccctttctgagaagaaattcttcctaatgtccaacctgaacctcccctggccaagcttgaggctgtgtcctcttgtcctaccgctAGTTGCCTTGTGTGCCCTAGCAAGGTTCATGGATCCAAGGCTGTTTGTAACCTTGTAGTCTGGCAACCCCAAGCACTGGTACAAAGTTGGCACAAAAAGTTAACAGATCTGGTGGTCTTAGTTTGCGGTAAGGGTGATGCCAGGTGATGGCAGACAGGCCAAACAGAACTTGACATAGTGGGAGACACGGAGGGGAATAGACTTGCCCTCATCTCTTTTCCTACAGTCTCATTAAGGCCATTTGCACCAAcctaaaagcaaaatgtaagTATTTGTTATCTGTAAGACCATCATATACTAAATGTGGTGCTTATGATGGTAAAAATAACACTGTATGATCCAAACTGCATATGTAATCAACTTTTATTAGCACATCCAGGCTTCCCTTTagtctctctttttatttcttctttgcagttctcataattttttctgttcaggGTTACTTTTCGATTTTCTGTGGAATTACTCCACAAGTCGGATGAAAACTctagagggaaagagaaaaaaataatagaatgtGTCCCTGGGATTTTAATTAAGATAAAGGCAGACACAGTGCACTTGAGATTCAATTAGGTAATAGGAGTAGTTCTAAAAACATCCTCTCGTGGAGATCCTGGCAGTAGTTCAGTGTACGtattctggaaaagaaattaagcagcagggagagggggctGCTTTCTGAGGCGCCTGCAGTTCGGCGTGCTTTCTGGCAAGAGCTGTGGGATCTGCGAGCCCGTGATGGGCTTCTGTAAGCCCCTCTTCCTAGTCTGTACATGAACACTGGAGACCCATTCTGAGCAATGACAGGTCAGGactggtttcacagaatcacacagaatcaatcgagttggaagagccctctgggatcatcgagtccaaccattgccctgacaccaccctgtcaactaga is a window of Nyctibius grandis isolate bNycGra1 chromosome 2, bNycGra1.pri, whole genome shotgun sequence DNA encoding:
- the TAGLN3 gene encoding transgelin-3, yielding MANRGPSYGLSREVQEKIEQKYDPELESRLVNWIIVQCGEQIEHPPPGRQHFQTWLMDGTLLCKLINSLHPKGNEPIAKISESKMAFKQMEQISQFLKAAEIYGVRTTDIFQTVDLWEGKDMAAVQRTLMALGSLAVTKDDGCYKGDPSWFHRKAQQNRRGFSEEQLRQGQNVIGLQMGSNKGASQSGMTGYGMPRQII